The Dreissena polymorpha isolate Duluth1 chromosome 4, UMN_Dpol_1.0, whole genome shotgun sequence region ACAACCTTTTGGCCTTGTGGTTCCTGAGAATTTTTATGTGTTCATTAAATACATATAGCCAAACAAGTGACTCCCAGGGCAGGGTAGTTTCAACCCTGAGCATTATTTGAACTTACTTGGTAGATGACCAGCATGCAATGTTACATTCCCAATTGGAGCAAATTTTTGACAACACATGACACAggagagcataaaataaagtaatttataACACAATTTCTAATTGCACACAAAACACAACAGAACTGAAATCTAAAGAATGGTAGATagcaaaaaaatcaataatatctaTCAAAGCAGGCATTAGCAAATGACTAGAACATATATTTGAATGTTATGTCATACTTTACAAGCAATGAAAGATAAATATTTCTATTGGGTgctatgaaaatataaaactgaacaagaaatgtgtttgtcggaaacactatgtccccttctgcgccgctttgattttttaaatttacctttgaccttgaaggatgaccttgacctttcaccactcaaaatgtgcagctccataagatacacatgcatgccaaatatgaagttgctatcttcaatattgcaaaagttatggcaagttaaacagacagggcaaaaacaatatgtcgcccactatagtggtgggggacataaaaaagctgaaacaaaaactaaaataacaaaatgctgTTTACTGATATAATTATACTgatgtttttaattatataatatatatatatatatatatatttatatatataaagaaaacatGAAACAATTCAGGCAAAACAATAACTAAAATTAAActagaaaacataattatttttaataaacaaattaattcacTGTCACATAAACTACAAGCAAGCTCACAAGTGTGCTTTATTTGTCATGTAAAGTTTACACTTGAAAGGTAATTGACCCACGTGGCCAAGCACATGCTTATGAAGTAGATCCATGGTCTTGAATGTTTGTTCACATAATTTACAGACTTGATCTTTGCCTTTTGGCAGATGATTATCCAAGCAGACAGCGGCTGCGTTTGCAGTGACAATTTCGAAGATCATCATACTGGAGTCATTGGCAGTAATGCTGGCTGTGTCATAACCATCATTGTCAGCAATGTTGGCCATGTCATCACCTTCATTGTCAGCAATGCTGGCCTTTTCATCACCTTCATTGTCAGCAATGCTGGCCTTTTCATCACCTTCATAGTCAGCAATGCTGGCCATGTCGGTAACCACTTTACTGTAATTTGGAACCATGTCAGGAGCAATGTCACTGTTATTTGCTTCCAGGTCTGTTACAACTTCACTGTCAGTTGCTGCAGCTGAATATAGAAACAGATCATGACTATTCTCGCAggtttttgtatttgaaaatgcaCCACAAACACTGCACAAAAATGCCTCAGCAAAATCCATATTTGGCCCATCAACTACATCATGATCATCTAAACAATGTGAATCTCCACAATCCATGGCCACTGTATAACCCTCATCAGTTTGTTCATTCCTTTTTTGTTCATTGTTTTTATCTTTAACCATATCatctttttctgttttcacgGTATTTTGTAGCAACGCTATTCTGTGTTTTAAAGTTGTGAAATGTCTTGTCAAACTTCTTCGAATCACCTCAACATTACACACGCTACAATATCGAGTGTGTTTAGCTTTTGTTGTACTCAAAGCAGCTTTTTTTGAACTCAAAGCAGCTTTTTCTGAACATTTTTTCTCAGGCATTGCATGAGCTTTGTTTGGAATATATGAATCTTCCATTTTAGATACTTCCGGTAATACATATTCAGTTTTTGTTAAATGTGTGATATTTTCAGATGCTGTTTGACCAGTGTTAGAAACTTTGTCAGCACACTTTGTAAATATTTCATCTGGCAATTCTGTACAGGCAAGAACGGCCATCATATGCAGATCTGAAAGTTCGTGATATTTTGCACTTTTACTTACAATTACTTTTTGACACACATTGCAATACATTTTGCTAAAAACTTTCTTTTTGAATTTCTTCTTTGTATCTAAATTGTCAATCAACAAACTGTCCCCTGTTGAAACATCCATATCTGCATCTTCCTTAATGGCATCCACATTTGGGCTGAATGTACTACCAGCACCAAGGTCATTACTGTCTTTATTTACAATGCTTTTACGGCTTTCTGATAATGAATCTGACATGGCATCCTGTTTAGCAGCTATTCCTTCAgacattttttgtttctttgacaTCTTCTCTCTTGCTTGATGCCTCAGAGACTTCAAGTGAGCATTCAGACTGTTACGACGTTTGTACACCTTGTTACAACATGTATAAGGTAACTTGAATGGGTTTTTGTCACTGTCCATTTCACCTGAACTAATCTTATGTTTTTTTGATTGGAAATGTTCATAAAGAGAACCTTTGCGAGCGAAGTAATGACCACAGCAGAAAAATGTCCCATCAGCAGCTATTCCTTCAGACATTTTTTGTTCCTTTAAAATGTTCTCACTTGCTTGATGCCTCAGAGACTCCAAGGCAGCATTCAGACTGTTACGACGTTTGTCACTGTCCATTTCACCTGAACTAATCTTATGTTTTTTCGACCTGAAATGTTTATAAAGGGAACCTATTTGAGAGTAGTAATAACCACAGCAGAAAAAAGTCCCCTCATCCGCTTCATTCAATGAGACTGCTCTCCTTTTCCTCAGATCCTTAGACCACTTATTATCTGATAGAGCAGTCACACCCTTTGCCTTGCCACTGGCATTCTGCACCTGTTTATCTCTCATTTGTTGTGTATCAGTTTCAA contains the following coding sequences:
- the LOC127879599 gene encoding uncharacterized protein LOC127879599 isoform X1 produces the protein MMNAKQSTRDSKYYCTICNKTFSTKSNFLRHMRSPIHVENVQYLDTKVMPSEVHRVRTPSFCDTKNVQINMSSDNSALNSSTTGMLGLGEKEADECVEQTVHAPSFERGQQIKQESATVKKVEDHQDVFNRVNDSTLERISSSYNFNHEQTVDNARGKNKITIVIDHGYTHQLDETRADEYNKCIRNDTGGVGQKQECEVNSSTSDQVSYQVENSTEYSLESLYDQIIANGNDLSTRYGSQECSILGLQTAVAGMTSPHRETTANSIFIMQLTSQEGSKDLGTSTVKQPVEMDCSAESNKNVNHLETSGGIEAHSSNVEYNLTINNRTQSKSELRQEDNEKISHQILAADVNNSNNVQLSDTLGLPVLNVDDPALGFMTVYENHNCLESAPIDISQQCMDVLFETDTQQMRDKQVQNASGKAKGVTALSDNKWSKDLRKRRAVSLNEADEGTFFCCGYYYSQIGSLYKHFRSKKHKISSGEMDSDKRRNSLNAALESLRHQASENILKEQKMSEGIAADGTFFCCGHYFARKGSLYEHFQSKKHKISSGEMDSDKNPFKLPYTCCNKVYKRRNSLNAHLKSLRHQAREKMSKKQKMSEGIAAKQDAMSDSLSESRKSIVNKDSNDLGAGSTFSPNVDAIKEDADMDVSTGDSLLIDNLDTKKKFKKKVFSKMYCNVCQKVIVSKSAKYHELSDLHMMAVLACTELPDEIFTKCADKVSNTGQTASENITHLTKTEYVLPEVSKMEDSYIPNKAHAMPEKKCSEKAALSSKKAALSTTKAKHTRYCSVCNVEVIRRSLTRHFTTLKHRIALLQNTVKTEKDDMVKDKNNEQKRNEQTDEGYTVAMDCGDSHCLDDHDVVDGPNMDFAEAFLCSVCGAFSNTKTCENSHDLFLYSAAATDSEVVTDLEANNSDIAPDMVPNYSKVVTDMASIADYEGDEKASIADNEGDEKASIADNEGDDMANIADNDGYDTASITANDSSMMIFEIVTANAAAVCLDNHLPKGKDQVCKLCEQTFKTMDLLHKHVLGHVGQLPFKCKLYMTNKAHL
- the LOC127879599 gene encoding uncharacterized protein LOC127879599 isoform X2; this translates as MMNAKQSTRDSKYYCTICNKTFSTKSNFLRHMRSPIHVENVQYLDTKVMPSEVHRVRTPSFCDTKNVQINMSSDNSALNSSTTGMLGLGEKEADECVEQTVHAPSFERGQQIKQESATVKKVEDHQDVFNRVNDSTLERISSSYNFNHEQTVDNARGKNKITIVIDHGYTHQLDETRADEYNKCIRNDTGGVGQKQECEVNSSTSDQVSYQVENSTEYSLESLYDQIIANGNDLSTRYGSQECSILGLQTAVAGMTSPHRETTANSIFIMQLTSQEGSKDLGTSTVKQPVEMDCSAESNKNVNHLETSGGIEAHSSNVEYNLTINNRTQSKSELRQEDNEKISHQILAADVNNSNNVQLSDTLGLPVLNVDDPALGFMTVYENHNCLESAPIDISQQCMDVLFETDTQQMRDKQVQNASGKAKGVTALSDNKWSKDLRKRRAVSLNEADEGTFFCCGYYYSQIGSLYKHFRSKKHKISSGEMDSDKRRNSLNAALESLRHQASENILKEQKMSEGIAADGTFFCCGHYFARKGSLYEHFQSKKHKISSGEMDSDKNPFKLPYTCCNKVYKRRNSLNAHLKSLRHQAREKMSKKQKMSEGIAAKQDAMSDSLSESRKSIVNKDSNDLGAGSTFSPNVDAIKEDADMDVSTGDSLLIDNLDTKKKFKKKVFSKMYCNVCQKVIVSKSAKYHELSDLHMMAVLACTELPDEIFTKCADKVSNTGQTASENITHLTKTEYVLPEVSKMEDSYIPNKAHAMPEKKCSEKAALSSKKAALSTTKAKHTRYCSVCNVEVIRRSLTRHFTTLKHRIALLQNTVKTEKDDMVKDKNNEQKRNEQTDEGYTVAMDCGDSHCLDDHDVVDGPNMDFAEAFLCSVCGAFSNTKTCENSHDLFLYSAAATDSEVVTDLEANNSDIAPDMVPNYSKVVTDMASIADYEGDEKASIADNEGDDMANIADNDGYDTASITANDSSMMIFEIVTANAAAVCLDNHLPKGKDQVCKLCEQTFKTMDLLHKHVLGHVGQLPFKCKLYMTNKAHL